In Agrococcus jenensis, the genomic window GTCGACGCGGCGCACCTCGAAGCGTCCGGAGCCCGCCTCGGTGTCGAGCAGGGCGAGGGTGCCCTGGTAGGCGTGCCGCGGCACCACGACGGCGCCGCCGTGCGGCACGAGGCTCAGCACGGCGCTCACGGCGGCCATGCCGCTCGCGAACGACAGGCACGTGCCGCCCTCCAACGCGCCGAGGGCATCCTCGAGCGCCGTCCAGCTGGGATTGCCGTAGCGCGCGTACTCGATCTCGCCGCCGGCGACGAACGCGCTCGCGAACGTGACGGGCGTGCTCGTCGGCGCGTCCGGGGTGCGCGGTGGGCGTCCTGCGCTCACGGCGATGGTCTCGGGGCGCAGCGCGGTGCGATCAGACATGCCCCCATCCTGGCACCGTGCCGATGCCGCGAGCGCACGCGCCCGTGGGCTCAGCCGGCGTCGCGGCGCATGACGACCCGGCGCTTCGTCGGGTGCGCCACCTCGATGAGCCCCGCGGCCGCGAAGGTCGGCACGGTGCCGACGTGCAGCTCCTCGTCGATGACGGCGGTCGTCACGATCGGGTACGCCTCGACCGCGCGCGCGCCCCGGTCGAGAGCGAAGCGCACCGCCGCCGCTGCGAGCTGGCGGCTGATGCCCTGCCGTCGGTGGCCGGCGCGCACGAACAGGCAGGTGATTGCCCAGACGCTCAGGTCGGCGGGATCCTCGTGCCGCCTCAGCCACGGCACGGTGAAGACACGCACGAGCCCCCGGTGCTCGCCGCGCGGAGCGACCGCCGCCCAGCCGACCGGCTCGTCGTCGAGGTACGCGACCAGCCCGCTGGTCGTCGCCGCGTCCGGGTCGCCGGCTGCGGTCTGCTCGAGCTGCCGGGCGATCCGCTCCTCGACGGGCATGCCGCCGAAGCTCTCGCCGCGCTCGAGCCGGTAGCGCTGGCAGCGGCAGCGCGCGCCGACGCCGCGAGCGCCGAAGACCCCATCGAGGTCGTCCGGGCTCGCCTCGTTCGCGGGCACGATGCGCAGCGGCGCGTCCATGCGGCGATCATGCCGCACGCCGCCGTCAGCGGTCAGCGGTGCACGTGACCGCGCGCGGCATCGGTCCGCGTCGGCGCGGCGCCGTACGATCGGCGCCATGCCCGCAGCCGTGCGCACCGTCTCGCGCGAGGATGCGCGCCGGATCGCCGTGCGCGCGCAGCTCCTCGACGCCGACCGCGCCGCGGTGGCCGGCTCCGACGATCTCGCCGACGTCGTGGCGCAGCTGACCGTCCTGCCGCTCAACCCGACCGACATCGTCTGCCCGTCCGCCGAGCACGTCGCCTGGACGCGCATCCCGGACATCGCGTTCGACGACGTGCGACGGGCGGTCGAGGTCGAGCAGACGCTGTTCGAGCACCTGGGTCCGCATCGCCACCCGATGCCGGCGTGGGCGATCGGGCTGCGCGCGATGCGCGACCTGCCGTGGCTGCTGGCGATCGGGCGCGAGCCGACCGCGATCGGCGAGGGCAGCCGCGCGTGGCTTGAGGCGAACGCGGGCTTCCGCGAGCGGGTGCTCGAGCAGCTGCGGCTCGACGGCCCGCTCCCCCAGGCCGACATCGCCGACACCGTCGACGCGCCCTTCCGCTCCAGCGGCTGGAACACCGGGCGCGACGTGGCGATGCTGCTCGAGCTCCTCCAGGTGCGCGGCGAGGTCGTCGTCGCCGAGCGCGTCGGGCAGTCCCGCATCTGGGATCTCGCCGAGCGCGTGCTGCCGACCGTCGACGCCCCCGCGCTCGACGCCGCCTGGACGACCTGGCGCGAGCGCTGGCTCCGCGCGTCCGGTCTCGAGCGGCGCACCCACCTGGGCGAGGTCGGCGAACCGGTGCGGATCGACGGGATGCGCGGCACCTGGCGGCTCGATCCGCACGCGAGCGCGGCCGACTTCTCCGGGCGCGTGGCGCTGCTCTCGCCGCTCGACCGCCTCATCGCCGACCGCCGCCGGATGGTCGACCTGTGGGGCTTCGAGTACGCGCTCGAGCAGTACACGCCGCCCGCGAAGCGGCGCTGGGGCGTGCACGCGCTGCCGATCCTCGACGGCGACCGGCTCGTCGGCAAGGTCGACGCGCGCACCGATCGCGACCTCGGCGCGCTGCGCGTCGCCCGCATCCACTGGGACGCCGACCCGGACGCCGACGCCGCGCGGCTGCGCCGGGCCGTCGACGACGAGCTCGAGTCGATGGCGGCCTGGCTCGGGGTGCGCCTCGTGCTCGATGAGCGCCGCTCCCCCGCTCGCTAGCCTGAGCGCGTGCCCACGCTCGTCGTCATCGGCAACCCCACCGCGCGCCGGTTCGAGGGTGCCGTGGACGCCGTGCTGCGCGAGGCCGCCCGCGCCGGCGTCTATGCCAGGGTGGTGCCGACGACGCCGACCGAGGCGGGCGCGAGCCAGGCGCGCGACGCGGTCGCGAGCGGGGCGGATGCCGTGGTCGCGGTCGGCGGCGATGGCACGGTCCGCGAGATCGCGGCGGTGCTCGCCGGCACCGGGATCCCGCTCGGCATCGTGCCGGTCGGCACCGCCAACCTCTTCGCCCGCAACCTCGACCTCCCGCTCCGCGATGCCGAGGCGGCTGCGCGCATCGCCGTCTCGGGCGCCGCGGCGCCGGTCGACCTCGGTCGCGTCGTGCTCACCCGTGCCGACGGGACGCGGGAGCCGGAGCAGCCGTTCCTCGTCGTGGTCGGCGTCGGCAACGACGCCCTCGCCGTCGCCGCGTCGTCGCTGCGCGCGAAGCGCCGGGTCGGCTGGGCCGCCTACATCGCCGCGGGCGCCCGGAGGCTCGGCCACCCGAGCTTCGCCGTGCGCGGCCGCTTCGACGGCGGGCCGGTCGAGTCCGCGCACGCCTGGAGCGTCCTCGTGCACAACGCGGCGCGCATCCCTGCTGGCCTGCAGGTGCTCCCCGGCACGCGGCTCGACGACGGGCTGCTGCACGTCGCGGTCGTGAGCCCGCGCCACTTGGCGCACTGGGGCCGCATCGCGGCGGCCGGCGCCGGCATCGCGCGCGCCGAGGGGGTGCTGCGGCATCGCCGGGCCCTGCGGGTGACGCTCGGCGCGGTCGACGAGCCCATGCCCGTCCAGCTCGACGGCGATGCCGTGGGCCGCGTCGAGCGGCTCGACGCGCGCATCGATTCCGGCGCGCTCAGCATCCGGGTGACAAGATCACAGGTGTGAAGCCCACGCCCTCTCTCGCCGAGCTGCGCGCGGCCCCCGAGGGGTCGCTCGAAGCGCTGCTCGCCCTGAGCGATCTCGATCGCACGGTGGCCGCGATCTCGGGCAACCGGATCACCGGCCTGCTCCGCGGCGACGAGCGCCGGGAGCTCGTGCAGCTGCTGTGCGAGGAGCGCGTGGCCGAGCTCAGCCCGGCCATGCGTGCGCGCGTCGTGCACGCGCTCCGCCGGCTCGCGCCGAGCCCGGTCGTCTCCGCGGGCATCCGGTCGATGCTGGAGTCGCTGACCGGCGCCCCGTTCCGCGACATGAAGTACTCGCTCAACGCCACCGGCGACCGCCACGACCTGGAGCACGTCGTCTACGAGCGGCTCACCGAGGCCGACCGCGCCGCCGTGCTCGCGCACATCGCGCGCGAGGCCGAGGACGCGCCGTCGCACGACCTGCGCATCCTGTGCGACATCGATGACACGGTCAAGGCGATGCTCCACGACAGCCGCTACCCGCGGGGCAGGGTCTACCCCGGCGTCATCGAGCTGCTCATCGCCCTCGACCAGGGCCGCGCGGCGGAGCCGTCCCGGCCCGGTGACCTGACCTTCGTCACGGCGCGCCCGGAGGGCCCGCGCGGGCTCATCGAGCAGTACACGCGCAACGGGCTCGCGGGGCTCGGCTTGCCGCCGCACGCGGTGCTCGGGGGCTCGTTCCTCAACCTGTTCACGAAGGCGTCGATCAAGGAGCGCAAGCTCCAGAACTTCGATCGCGAGCGCGCGCTGTTCCCGGAGTGCCGCTTCATGTTCCTCGGCGACAGCGGTCAGGCGGATGCGCACGTCGGCGCCGAGATGCTGCGGCGCGGTCCCGACTTCGTCGTGGCGGTGCTGATCCACGAGGTCGTGCCGGTCGCCGGCGCCGCGCGCGACGCGTTCGAGGCCGCGGGCATCCGCTTCCACACGAGCTACGACGACGCGGCCAGGATCGTCCACCGCCTCGGCCTCATCGACACCGTCGCCCGCGATCGCGTCTTCAAGGCGGTCGACGCCGAGACGGGGACGATGACCTAGGCGTCCGCGCCCCTCCGGTGCTCGACGAGCGCCACCGTGTTGCCCTCGCTGTCGAGGATGAACGCCATCCGCTCCTCCGTGCCCACCGGGCCCAGCGTCGCGTCGGCGTGGCCGAAGATCGTGTGCGGCTCGGCGACGATCGAGACGCCGGATGCGCGCAGCCGCTCGACCCGCGCGTCGAGGTCGTCGACGGCGAAGTAGAGCAGCGCCGAGGGCGCGCCCCGCTCCAGCAGCAGCCGGGTGTCGCCCAGCACGAGGAACGCGAGGCCCGGCGGATCGAACGTCGCCGCCACCGACGTGCCCAGCAGGGTGGCGTAGAAGGCGGCAGCCCGCTCGAGGTCCTGGGCGCGCTGCGCCACCTGCACGAGCGGGCTGTCCCCGATCATGGTCCTGTCAGGCGCCGTGGTTCTGCGCCGTCGGCAGGTGCTTCGCCCACCAGCGCAGCACGTGCTCGAAGCGCTCCACCCGGTGCCGCGGCTGACCCGAGCGGGTCAGCTCGTGGTTCTCGCCGGGGAAGAGCAGCAGCGCCGTCTCCACGCCCTGGCGCTTGAGCGCCGCCCAGTAGCGCTGCGCCT contains:
- a CDS encoding diacylglycerol/lipid kinase family protein — translated: MPTLVVIGNPTARRFEGAVDAVLREAARAGVYARVVPTTPTEAGASQARDAVASGADAVVAVGGDGTVREIAAVLAGTGIPLGIVPVGTANLFARNLDLPLRDAEAAARIAVSGAAAPVDLGRVVLTRADGTREPEQPFLVVVGVGNDALAVAASSLRAKRRVGWAAYIAAGARRLGHPSFAVRGRFDGGPVESAHAWSVLVHNAARIPAGLQVLPGTRLDDGLLHVAVVSPRHLAHWGRIAAAGAGIARAEGVLRHRRALRVTLGAVDEPMPVQLDGDAVGRVERLDARIDSGALSIRVTRSQV
- a CDS encoding DNA glycosylase AlkZ-like family protein, producing the protein MPAAVRTVSREDARRIAVRAQLLDADRAAVAGSDDLADVVAQLTVLPLNPTDIVCPSAEHVAWTRIPDIAFDDVRRAVEVEQTLFEHLGPHRHPMPAWAIGLRAMRDLPWLLAIGREPTAIGEGSRAWLEANAGFRERVLEQLRLDGPLPQADIADTVDAPFRSSGWNTGRDVAMLLELLQVRGEVVVAERVGQSRIWDLAERVLPTVDAPALDAAWTTWRERWLRASGLERRTHLGEVGEPVRIDGMRGTWRLDPHASAADFSGRVALLSPLDRLIADRRRMVDLWGFEYALEQYTPPAKRRWGVHALPILDGDRLVGKVDARTDRDLGALRVARIHWDADPDADAARLRRAVDDELESMAAWLGVRLVLDERRSPAR
- a CDS encoding phosphatase domain-containing protein, whose amino-acid sequence is MKPTPSLAELRAAPEGSLEALLALSDLDRTVAAISGNRITGLLRGDERRELVQLLCEERVAELSPAMRARVVHALRRLAPSPVVSAGIRSMLESLTGAPFRDMKYSLNATGDRHDLEHVVYERLTEADRAAVLAHIAREAEDAPSHDLRILCDIDDTVKAMLHDSRYPRGRVYPGVIELLIALDQGRAAEPSRPGDLTFVTARPEGPRGLIEQYTRNGLAGLGLPPHAVLGGSFLNLFTKASIKERKLQNFDRERALFPECRFMFLGDSGQADAHVGAEMLRRGPDFVVAVLIHEVVPVAGAARDAFEAAGIRFHTSYDDAARIVHRLGLIDTVARDRVFKAVDAETGTMT
- a CDS encoding VOC family protein; this translates as MIGDSPLVQVAQRAQDLERAAAFYATLLGTSVAATFDPPGLAFLVLGDTRLLLERGAPSALLYFAVDDLDARVERLRASGVSIVAEPHTIFGHADATLGPVGTEERMAFILDSEGNTVALVEHRRGADA
- a CDS encoding GNAT family N-acetyltransferase, with the protein product MDAPLRIVPANEASPDDLDGVFGARGVGARCRCQRYRLERGESFGGMPVEERIARQLEQTAAGDPDAATTSGLVAYLDDEPVGWAAVAPRGEHRGLVRVFTVPWLRRHEDPADLSVWAITCLFVRAGHRRQGISRQLAAAAVRFALDRGARAVEAYPIVTTAVIDEELHVGTVPTFAAAGLIEVAHPTKRRVVMRRDAG